The following are encoded in a window of Vicia villosa cultivar HV-30 ecotype Madison, WI unplaced genomic scaffold, Vvil1.0 ctg.000863F_1_1, whole genome shotgun sequence genomic DNA:
- the LOC131631761 gene encoding small ribosomal subunit protein uS13z/uS13y/uS13x-like codes for MSLVANEEFQHILRVLNTNVDGKQKIMFAMTSIKGIGRRFSNICCKKADIDTNKRAGELSAAELDNLMTVVANPRQFKIPDWFLNRKKDYKDGKFSQVVSNQLDMKLRDDLERLKKIRNHRGLRHYWGLRVRGQHTKTTGRRGKTVGVSKKR; via the exons ATG TCTTTGGTGGCGAACGAAGAATTTCAGCACATTCTGCGTGTGCTGAACACCAACGTCGATGGAAAGCAGAAGATCATGTTCGCAATGACCTCCATCAAGGGTATTGGAAGGCGATTCTCTAACATCTGCTGTAAGAAAGCTGATATTGACACGAACAAAAG GGCTGGTGAATTGAGTGCTGCAGAGTTGGATAATTTGATGACAGTGGTTGCGAACCCTCGTCAATTCAAGATACCTGATTGGTTCTTGAATAGGAAGAAGGATTACAAGGATGGTAAATTCTCTCAAGTCGTCTCCAATCAACTTGATATGAAGTTGAGGGATGATCTGGAGAGACTCAAGAAAATCAG AAACCACCGTGGTTTGAGGCATTACTGGGGCCTTCGTGTTCGTGGGCAGCACACCAAGACTACTGGACGCAGAGGAAAGACAGTTGGTGTCTCAAAGAAGCGATAA
- the LOC131631778 gene encoding UDP-rhamnose/UDP-galactose transporter 6 encodes MAPSSKAEKKAAVDAAAWMFNVVTSVGIIIVNKALMGGYGFSFATTLTGLHFVTTTLMTIVLRMLGYIQPSHLPLSELLKFVFFANFSIVGMNVSLMWNSVGFYQIAKLSMIPVSCLLEVCLDKIRYSRDTKLSIGVVLLGVGVCTVTDVSVNTKGFVAAFIAVWSTSLQQYYVHYLQRKYSLSSFSLLGHTAPAQAGSLLLLGPLLDYWLTNNRVDRYAYDTPSVMFIILSCTIAVGTNLSQFICIGRFTAVSFQVLGHMKTILVLVMGFFFFGKEGLNLHVVVGMIIAVVGMMWYGNASSKPGGKERWSHSLPTNKTESRS; translated from the exons ATGGCTCCTTCTAGTAAGGCTGAGAAGAAGGCAGCCGTAGATGCTGCTGCATGGATGTTCAACGTTGTCACTTCTGTTGGAATTATCATTGTAAACAAAGCTTTGATGGGCGGTTATGGCTTCAGTTTTG CTACAACATTAACTGGTCTTCATTTTGTTACAACAACTTTGATGACGATCGTACTACGGATGCTGGGATACATCCAGCCTTCTCATCTTCCATTGTCCGAACTTCTAAAATTTGTTTTCTTTGCTAACTTCTCTATTGTTGGAATGAATGTTAGTCTTATGTGGAACTCAGTTGGATTCTATCAA ATTGCCAAATTGAGTATGATACCTGTGTCCTGCTTGTTGGAAGTTTGTTTGGACAAGATTCGCTATTCAAGAGACACAAAACTGAGCATAGGTGTTGTTCTTTTGGGAGTTGGTGTTTGCACTGTCACTGACGTGAGTGTAAACACAAAAGGTTTTGTTGCCGCCTTTATAGCAGTGTGGAGCACTTCTCTGCAGCAATAT TATGTTCATTATCTTCAACGGAAGTATTCGCTAAGTTCTTTCAGCCTTTTGGGACATACAGCACCCGCACAGGCTGGATCGCTACTGTTATTAGGCCCTCTTCTAGATTATTGGTTGACCAACAACAGAGTTGACCGATATGCTTACGATACACCCTCTGTG ATGTTCATAATCCTGTCATGCACCATTGCAGTTGGGACCAACCTCAGCCAATTCATCTGCATTGGCAGATTTACTGCTGTGTCTTTCCAAGTACTTGGTCATATGAAGACAATACTTGTTTTAGTAATGGGATTCTTTTTCTTTGGAAAGGAAGGTCTCAATCTTCATGTAGTTGTAGGTATGATAATAGCTGTGGTTGGAATGATGTGGTATGGCAATGCGTCATCGAAGCCTGGCGGGAAGGAGCGTTGGAGTCATTCCCTCCCCACCAACAAAACAGAAAGCCGGTCATAG